In one Mucilaginibacter sp. PAMB04168 genomic region, the following are encoded:
- a CDS encoding substrate-binding domain-containing protein: MKLLITTIIVLKSIVLFGQTKDTIYAYGPGGPLSAMQDCAKAFIAKTGIPVKVTGGPEPKWLSQAQKDGDVIYGGAEYMLTQFMQTHPGMVDAATRVELYKRRAAILVRPGNPKHIIGLKDLAKPGIKILDVNGAGQLGLWEDIAGKENLIGEIQRNIGGSFANTALGIEAWKKDQSYDAWITYASWHENLKDVTQVVELPLASRLFRGTPVALTSNTKHAAQAKQFIQFLQSIDGHALFKKWGWE, encoded by the coding sequence ATGAAACTTTTAATTACCACTATAATTGTTTTAAAGTCCATTGTATTATTTGGACAAACAAAGGATACGATCTATGCATACGGCCCCGGCGGCCCTTTATCAGCCATGCAGGATTGCGCTAAGGCATTCATCGCTAAAACAGGTATCCCGGTCAAAGTGACTGGTGGCCCGGAACCGAAGTGGCTTTCACAAGCGCAGAAAGACGGTGATGTGATCTACGGCGGGGCGGAATATATGCTTACGCAGTTTATGCAAACCCATCCGGGAATGGTTGATGCTGCAACACGTGTAGAACTTTATAAAAGACGTGCAGCTATTTTAGTAAGGCCGGGTAATCCCAAACATATTATCGGTTTAAAAGACCTTGCCAAACCTGGCATTAAAATACTTGACGTAAATGGCGCAGGACAGTTGGGTTTATGGGAAGATATTGCGGGTAAGGAAAACCTGATCGGTGAGATACAGCGAAACATTGGCGGATCTTTTGCCAATACTGCGTTGGGTATTGAGGCTTGGAAGAAAGATCAAAGTTACGATGCTTGGATCACCTATGCCTCATGGCATGAGAATCTGAAAGATGTTACACAGGTTGTAGAACTGCCTTTGGCATCACGGCTATTTCGTGGTACGCCGGTAGCGCTGACATCCAATACCAAACACGCAGCGCAAGCCAAACAATTCATTCAATTCTTACAAAGTATCGATGGCCATGCGTTATTTAAAAAGTGGGGATGGGAATAA
- a CDS encoding peroxiredoxin, protein MSLHLGDLAPNFTAQTTIGEIDFYEYLGDSWGVLFSHPADYTPVCTTELGRTALLKSEFDKRNVKALALSIDPLDKHLSWISDINETQNCNVDFPLIADDDRKVSELYDMIHPNASATATVRSLFIIGPDKKVKLMITYPASTGRNFNEVLRVIDSLQLTDEFSVATPANWETGEDVIIGLSVKTEDIESIFPEGHRIVKPYLRYTPQPAKK, encoded by the coding sequence ATGTCATTACACTTAGGGGATTTAGCTCCCAACTTTACCGCACAAACAACCATCGGCGAGATCGATTTTTACGAATACCTTGGCGACAGCTGGGGAGTATTATTCTCTCACCCGGCAGATTATACACCTGTTTGCACAACCGAACTCGGAAGAACGGCTTTATTAAAAAGCGAGTTTGATAAGAGAAACGTTAAGGCGCTGGCTTTAAGCATCGATCCGCTTGATAAGCACTTATCATGGATAAGCGATATCAATGAAACACAAAACTGTAACGTTGACTTCCCGCTGATCGCCGACGACGATCGAAAAGTTTCGGAATTATACGACATGATCCACCCGAACGCATCAGCGACAGCTACCGTCCGTTCTCTGTTTATCATCGGGCCTGATAAAAAAGTTAAATTGATGATAACTTATCCGGCATCCACCGGCCGCAACTTTAACGAAGTGTTGAGGGTGATCGATTCTCTTCAGTTGACGGATGAATTCAGTGTGGCGACCCCAGCGAATTGGGAAACAGGCGAGGATGTGATTATTGGTCTGAGTGTTAAAACAGAAGACATTGAGTCAATATTTCCAGAGGGACACCGCATTGTAAAACCTTATTTACGCTATACCCCACAACCTGCCAAAAAATGA
- a CDS encoding substrate-binding domain-containing protein, whose protein sequence is MKYLQKITFAITAIIALGSQAKAQDHRFDPPWNTPPESKVQFTVPGVDNVPDLFGDINDPQLVVFFAGNQFMCIDDLMSAFKKQYPQYQRVFAETLPPGILAKQIMGGSIVIGNMRITLKPDVYTAGKSRIDQMPEYFSKTAPYAYNRLAIMVQKGNPQKVKGLKDLGRTDVRVSMPNPEWEGIGKRIEEAYVKAGGETLKKEIMDTKVKNGKTFLTQIHHRQTPMRIMYQQSDAAPVWYTEAYYQKMIGHPTDMVEIPEGENISATYVAGQLKTAPHARAAQDFMDFLISPTAKAIYKKYGFITK, encoded by the coding sequence ATGAAATATCTTCAGAAAATAACATTTGCAATAACAGCAATAATAGCTTTAGGAAGCCAGGCAAAAGCACAGGATCATCGTTTCGATCCGCCATGGAATACCCCACCTGAAAGTAAAGTACAGTTTACCGTCCCAGGAGTGGACAATGTACCCGACCTGTTCGGCGACATTAACGATCCGCAACTGGTGGTCTTCTTTGCCGGGAACCAGTTCATGTGTATCGATGACCTGATGTCCGCCTTCAAAAAACAATACCCGCAATACCAGCGTGTATTTGCCGAAACCCTGCCACCGGGCATATTGGCTAAACAGATCATGGGGGGTAGCATCGTTATCGGAAATATGCGTATTACGCTTAAGCCGGATGTTTACACCGCAGGAAAAAGTCGTATCGATCAGATGCCGGAATATTTCAGCAAGACCGCACCTTATGCTTACAACCGCTTAGCTATTATGGTGCAAAAGGGTAACCCCCAAAAGGTGAAAGGATTAAAAGACCTGGGACGTACTGATGTGCGTGTCAGCATGCCCAACCCGGAATGGGAAGGTATCGGTAAGCGTATCGAAGAGGCTTATGTCAAAGCTGGTGGTGAAACTCTGAAAAAGGAGATCATGGACACCAAGGTAAAAAACGGCAAAACCTTCTTGACCCAGATACACCATCGCCAAACACCGATGCGCATTATGTATCAACAAAGTGATGCTGCACCGGTATGGTACACCGAAGCCTATTATCAAAAAATGATCGGCCACCCGACAGATATGGTAGAAATACCGGAAGGTGAAAATATCAGCGCGACTTATGTGGCCGGCCAACTAAAAACCGCACCACACGCGCGGGCTGCGCAGGATTTTATGGACTTTTTAATAAGCCCGACCGCAAAAGCCATTTATAAAAAATACGGGTTCATTACAAAATAA
- a CDS encoding DsrE family protein has protein sequence MKKYIIILAAVALTAFTKNVKAQQTDPAAFTGATAKLKHYNALYIINSGDDKKIKGTLRNINNALEDTRLKGKLHVELIAFGDGVAVYMKSSAYEQTLKDLQAKGVVLAQCNNTIKERKIDKADLFPFISYVPSGNGEIIIRQYEGWATVHP, from the coding sequence ATGAAAAAGTACATCATCATTTTAGCAGCAGTAGCGCTGACCGCTTTCACAAAAAATGTTAAGGCCCAACAAACCGATCCAGCGGCCTTTACCGGCGCAACCGCAAAGCTCAAGCATTACAATGCGCTTTATATCATCAATTCCGGCGATGATAAAAAGATCAAGGGGACATTAAGAAACATCAATAATGCGCTGGAAGACACAAGACTGAAAGGTAAACTCCATGTTGAGCTCATCGCTTTTGGCGACGGTGTAGCTGTTTACATGAAAAGTAGTGCTTATGAGCAAACTTTAAAGGACCTCCAGGCAAAGGGAGTGGTATTGGCACAGTGTAATAATACCATTAAGGAAAGGAAGATCGATAAAGCTGACCTGTTCCCATTTATCTCTTATGTGCCGAGCGGCAACGGTGAGATCATCATCCGCCAGTACGAAGGCTGGGCCACCGTGCATCCTTAA
- a CDS encoding c-type cytochrome — MKQQDENREVTKALVKVSKALITVSVLFAVCIIAVIVTLVVPADHKPGEVSQQVYGRSDQPATIPSTEASAGTTPRPIPADAWKAPDENTIPAGKDGEMIKYGRELVAHTAKYFGPQGSIAKITNGMNCQNCHLDAGSRLFGNNYASFIASYPKLSNRSGRVEQPEERIAECFERSLAGKVPNPSSKEIQAMLAYMKWIGKDVKKGQKLFGNATEKLAFMGQAADPAKGKEVFMMKCQSCHGANGEGLLNADKKTYANPPLWGKHSYNDGAGMYRLTNFAGFVKNNMPYGASYHSPQLTDEEAWNVGAFVNSQPRPHKDQHNDWKDLKKKPIDFPFGPYADQFSEKQHKYGPFKPIKDAQKQVTTIKS; from the coding sequence ATGAAACAGCAAGACGAAAACAGGGAAGTGACCAAAGCTTTGGTCAAGGTATCAAAGGCCTTAATAACCGTAAGTGTTTTGTTTGCGGTTTGTATAATAGCAGTGATCGTGACATTGGTAGTGCCAGCTGATCATAAACCGGGTGAAGTTTCCCAACAGGTATATGGAAGGTCTGATCAGCCTGCTACCATTCCATCTACCGAAGCCTCTGCCGGCACTACACCACGCCCTATTCCGGCTGATGCCTGGAAAGCCCCTGATGAAAATACCATACCTGCAGGTAAAGATGGCGAGATGATCAAATATGGCAGGGAACTCGTCGCACATACCGCCAAATATTTTGGTCCTCAAGGCAGCATCGCGAAGATAACGAACGGGATGAATTGTCAGAACTGCCACCTTGATGCCGGGTCACGCCTTTTCGGTAATAATTATGCCAGCTTTATTGCCAGTTACCCAAAACTGAGCAACAGGAGTGGCCGGGTGGAGCAGCCCGAAGAACGTATCGCTGAATGCTTCGAGCGTAGTTTGGCGGGTAAAGTACCTAATCCTTCCAGTAAAGAGATTCAGGCCATGCTCGCTTACATGAAGTGGATCGGTAAGGACGTAAAGAAAGGTCAAAAGCTATTTGGAAATGCAACAGAAAAGCTGGCATTCATGGGTCAGGCAGCAGACCCGGCCAAGGGTAAGGAAGTGTTTATGATGAAATGCCAAAGCTGCCACGGTGCTAACGGCGAGGGCTTGCTGAATGCTGATAAAAAAACCTACGCCAACCCGCCATTATGGGGAAAACACAGTTACAATGATGGTGCAGGTATGTACAGGCTGACCAATTTTGCAGGATTTGTGAAAAACAATATGCCATACGGCGCTTCATATCATAGTCCGCAATTAACAGATGAAGAAGCATGGAACGTTGGAGCTTTCGTTAACTCCCAGCCGCGTCCCCATAAAGACCAACATAACGACTGGAAAGACCTGAAGAAGAAACCGATAGATTTTCCGTTCGGGCCTTACGCCGACCAGTTCAGCGAGAAGCAGCATAAATACGGGCCATTCAAACCTATTAAAGACGCCCAGAAACAAGTAACAACTATAAAATCATAA
- a CDS encoding NUDIX hydrolase: MITAPEEYYKGLPRKTIAACVLIPHNDLYLIIRKRSTQRWTLPGGIVESGESPMAGAIRECQEETGIMPNIEGLYHVYYSEPVIGEKISYGDSIHLIFKAKSISTDQLDQICFPDQEADKYQWVALDEVASFVKSNLGKAILSASCGELYSVWKRTLHSLMEEDEFYQPKNDYQ, from the coding sequence ATGATCACAGCCCCCGAAGAATATTACAAAGGACTTCCGCGAAAAACAATAGCCGCCTGTGTATTGATCCCGCACAACGATCTCTATTTGATCATTAGGAAAAGATCGACTCAAAGATGGACATTACCCGGAGGCATCGTGGAATCTGGAGAAAGCCCAATGGCGGGTGCTATCCGTGAATGTCAGGAGGAAACCGGTATTATGCCAAATATTGAAGGCTTATACCATGTATATTATTCGGAGCCTGTAATAGGTGAAAAGATCAGCTATGGTGATAGCATACATCTGATATTCAAAGCTAAATCTATATCCACCGACCAGCTTGACCAAATTTGCTTCCCTGATCAGGAGGCAGATAAATATCAATGGGTAGCCTTAGATGAGGTCGCATCTTTTGTGAAAAGCAATTTAGGTAAGGCGATCCTCAGCGCTTCCTGCGGCGAACTATATTCTGTTTGGAAAAGAACTCTACATTCCCTGATGGAAGAAGATGAATTTTACCAGCCAAAAAATGATTATCAATAG